Proteins encoded by one window of Haematobia irritans isolate KBUSLIRL chromosome 2, ASM5000362v1, whole genome shotgun sequence:
- the LOC142225356 gene encoding seminal metalloprotease 1-like yields MAFLSGFFSLAGILSIVFVTTWSAPLDYLNDEEIDTRLTDGFLLDDMIISVTRNGAINPSFAWPDGILYYKISSVFDSNFVANIMTAMNTLESVSCIRFVEANETSIAYVNIISEVAGCNARVGHSGRTQMLNLDINAPKCGKVATIMHELLHALGFYHQHMSYDRDDYITIHWENITPGQETFFRKLDNLTVTNYGFAYDYGSIMHYAKKAFSVNNLPTITPHDSSATIGQRVALSSIDIGKLNAMYNCPMESTTTLEPLGPTEQIVYDYTQ; encoded by the exons ATGgcgtttctaagtggtttctttTCTCTCGCTGGAATTTTGTCCATTGTGTTCGTTACTACATGGAGTGCTCCTTTAGATTATCTCAATGATGAGGAGATTGATACAAGACTAACTGATGGGTTTTTGTTGGACGATATGATTATTAGTGTAACCAGAAATGGGGCAATAAATCCTTCCTTCGCATGGCCCGATGGCATCCTGTATTACAAAATATCGAGTGTGTTTG ATTCAAATTTTGTGGCTAATATTATGACAGCCATGAATACACTGGAGTCGGTTTCCTGTATCCGATTCGTTGAGGCAAATGAAACAAGCATTGCCTATGTGAATATTATTTCTGAAGTAGCCGGTTGCAATGCCAGGGTTGGTCATAGTGGTAGAACTCAAATGTTAAATCTGGATATTAATGCACCGAAATGTGGAAAAGTTGCAACCATTATGCATGAACTGCTTCATGCTTTAGGATTCTATCACCAACACATGTCATACGATCGAGATGATTACATCACTATccattgggaaaatatcacaccaGGACAAGAAACATTTTTCCGAAAGCTTGATAATCTGACAGTGACCAATTATGGTTTTGCCTATGATTATGGCAGTATCATGCACTATGCAAAGAAAGCATTCTCTGTCAATAATTTACCAACTATAACGCCACATGATAGTAGTGCTACCATTGGTCAACGGGTTGCTTTAAGTTCAATAGATATTGGCAAATTGAATGCCATGTATAATTGTCCAATGGAGTCTACAACCACATTAGAACCATTGGGACCAACAGAACAAATTGTATATGATTATACCCAGTGa